The DNA sequence CAAAGTCCTTTAGCTCAGCAATTTCTTGCTGCTGCTTTTTATAAGCAGCCTCGACCTGTTGTTTTTTTGCTTCATAAACCTGCATAAAGCTATCATAATCTCCTACATAGCGGTTTAGTTCTTGATTTTCCATATGATAAATCAAGTTGATAACACTATTAAGAAAGGGAATATCATGGGAAATCAAAATAAAAGCATTTTCATACTCCTGAAGATAACGTTTTAGCCACTCAATGTGCTGTTCATCAAGATAATTAGTAGGCTCATCTAATAAAAGAATATCGGGCTTTTCTAACAGAAGCTTTGCCAACAATACCTTTGATCTCTGACCTCCACTCAGATCCTGAACATCCTTATCTAAACCAACATCATCTAATCCTAAGCCCCTTCCAATTTCCTCTACCTTGGCGTCAATGACATAGAAGTCATTATTGGTTAGAATATCTTGGATAGTACCCATATCCTCTAATAATTGCTCCAGCTCCTCTGGAGAAGCCTCTGCCATTCTATCACATATTTGATTCATTTCTGTTTCTAAATCAAAGAGATACTGGAATGCAGTTTTTAATACATCTCGAATCGTCATACCCTGCTGAAGGCTGGTGTGCTGATCTAGATAACCAACTCGAACCCGCTTGGCCCATTCTATTTGCCCTTCATCCGGCTCCAGTTTGCCAGTTACAATGTTCATAAAGGTAGACTTACCTTCACCATTGGCTCCCACAAGACCGATATGTTCTCCATTTAAAAGGCGAAAAGAAACATTATTAAAAATGGCGCGATCTCCAAATCCATGACTCAAATTTTTTACTGTTAGAATACTCATTTTATACGCCTCTCCTTCAATAGTGCTCCATAATATTTAGAGCTATATCTATTTAACATTTATAGGACTCTTAGTTAGACTAAATTAAACATACATAATAAATTATATAGTAGAGCAGGAGGATTGGAAAGCATATTTTTATGGAAAAAGATTTTAGACTAAGGATTTTCAAGAAATTATAAATGATATATACATGTTATGAAAAAAATAAGGGAAAAGGCCCACTGATTATTGTCAATCAGTGGGCCTTTTCCCTTTATGACCTTGTTTTTTGAAACTCTTCCTTCTTAATTGAAATACAATGTTATTGGGGTTTGCTAATAAACATTTGGGTAAAAAGCAGACCATATCTATTGCTAGGCTTTACACCTATACCAATATGGGTAAAATCAGGACTAAGGATATTTTTCCTATGACCACTGGAATTCATCAAAGCTACATGGGCATCTTCTACAGATGGATTGCCGGCTAGATTTTCTCCAGCATGTAGATACTTAATACCAAAGCTATCCATCATATCAAAAGGACTGCCATAGGTTGGAGAATAATGACTAAAATAATTATTGTCCTCCATATCTTGAGATTTAATACGAGCTACCCTTGTTAGTTCTAAATCTATAACTAGGGCAGGAAGATTGTTTCTTTCCCGCTCGTTGTTTACTAACCCTAGCATTTCATTTTCTTGGGAAGTCAAACCTTCGATAGTAGAATCTGCTACAGGCCGAGGTTGAGGTTGAGGGCTAGGAGCCTCCTCACCTTCTGGAGGCTGGGGAGTAGGTGTTGTTTCTCCAGTTTGCAGTTCATCCTCTAGCCATTGACCACCCGGCTCTTGACGATCCTCTTCTGTTGGCTGTGGTGGTTGTTGAGATTGCTGACCAGCATCCTCTCGAACGATAGGTTGTGCATCTATGGCGTCAACACTGCCTATTTGATTGTTATCTAGTTGGACAACATACCTGTCTCCCACTTGACTTAATACTTTTACGATATCATCTTTATTTAGTATTGTTATAGTTTCAAAATCAATACCTAGTCCAGCTTTGACGTCAGCGGTATCAGAAGTGATTTTACAGTATTCAATGTCCCCCATTCCAAAGATAGAAGATTCTTCTGTTTCGTAGTTACCATTCATAGAATTTCTACAAGATACCAATAATAAGCATATTAATAATAAAACAGCAAGTTTTCTTTTCATAACACTATACCTCCATCTATTAACAAGATTGTTTGAAATAACCCTAGTATAGTATTTGTAAATTTACAAGAGTTATCAATATTTTTTGGTTTTTTAAAAAAATAACAACATTACATATTTACATTAGATATTAGTACCTGGTATTATAATTATATAGTAATTTTTAAAAGGAGGGTATTTTATGTCAAAGGTTAAAATAATAACCGATAGTACTGCCTATATTGATAGAGTCTTTGCCAGTAAACATAATATAGAAATCATACCTTTGTCTGTTAATTTTGAGGGAAAAACTGAAAATGAGGGTTTTCCTGGTGATTTTGAAGAGTTCTTTCAACGTCTTGCCAAATCCCAAGATTTTCCTAAAACCTCCCAGCCTTCAGTAGGAGCTTTTTCAGTTGCCTATAATAAGGCTTTAGATGAAGGGTATGAGGTTGTTGTAATTACTATATCATCAAAGCTTAGTGGAACCTATAACAGTGCTTCCACCGCTGCTACTCTAGTAGATGAAACAAAAATATCCGTTATAGACTCCGAGAGTACAGCGGCAAACCTGAAGGCTTTAGTGGAAATAGCTCTTGAATTAACCAACAAAGATATGGCAAGGGAAGAAATCGTAGCCGAAATAGAGATGCAAAAAAAGAAAATGGGTATTTACCTAACGGTTGGAACCTTAGATTACTTAAAAAAGGGGGGCCGACTCACTAGCACCGCTGCTCTTTTAGGCTCTTTGCTGAATATCAGACCGATTATTGCATTAAAGGATGGCAAATTAGAAGGAATTGCAAAGGTGAGGGGCAAGAAAAAAGCTTTAGAAAAGATGATAGAAGCTATCCCAGAGGAAACCAGTCTTATTAGCATCTGTCATATCTATGCTTTAGAAGAAGCCCTTGAACTGAAAGCCATTGTTGAAGGTTCTTTTCCCAAGACTAGGGTTACTATTGAAGAGTTGGGTCCAGTTATTGGTTCTCATCTAGGTCCTAAAGCTTTAGGTATTTGTTTTAAGTATTAATCTAATCTCCCCATAATATATAGTTGCAAAAAATAGAAATAGCGAAGAAGCACCTTCGCTATTTCTATTTTTCTATTTTACCTTTACAATCCATCCTTCAGGAGCATCTACATCTCCAAATTGAATACCATAAAGGGTATTATAAAGCTTCTTGGTAACAGGTCCCACTTCAGTTTCACTATGGAAGACATGAAGGTTCCCTTTATACTCTATGCCACCTATAGGGGTGATAACAGCAGCAGTTCCACAGGCCCCAGCTTCCTTAAATTCATCTAGCTTATCTACAAGAACATCCCTCTCTTCCACCACCATACCTAAATAGTCTTTAGCAATATGCATTAAGGAGTATTTGGTTATACTAGGTAGGATAGATGGAGATTGGGGTGTTACAAACCTATCATCCTTTGTAATACCAAAGAAGTTTGCTGCCCCCACTTCTTCAATTTTTGTATGGGTCATTGGGTCTAGGTAAATGCAATCAGCAAAACCCTTTTTAACAGCTAACTGGTGAGGATATAAGCTTCCAGCATAATTTCCTCCGA is a window from the Natronincola ferrireducens genome containing:
- a CDS encoding ABC-F family ATP-binding cassette domain-containing protein: MSILTVKNLSHGFGDRAIFNNVSFRLLNGEHIGLVGANGEGKSTFMNIVTGKLEPDEGQIEWAKRVRVGYLDQHTSLQQGMTIRDVLKTAFQYLFDLETEMNQICDRMAEASPEELEQLLEDMGTIQDILTNNDFYVIDAKVEEIGRGLGLDDVGLDKDVQDLSGGQRSKVLLAKLLLEKPDILLLDEPTNYLDEQHIEWLKRYLQEYENAFILISHDIPFLNSVINLIYHMENQELNRYVGDYDSFMQVYEAKKQQVEAAYKKQQQEIAELKDFVARNKARVATRNMAMSRQKKLDKIEVIELAREKPKPEFNFREARVPGKLIFQTKDLVIGYDQPLSKPLNLRMERGQRIALVGANGLGKTTLLKSILGEINPISGSVELGDYLHIGYFQQEIKEANYKTCIDEVWQDFPAYSQYEVRAALAKCGLTTKHIESKVVVLSGGEQAKVRLCKLINKETNILVLDEPTNHLDVDAKEELKRALNAYKGTILLICHEPEFYRDVVTDVWNCETWTTKIV
- a CDS encoding CAP domain-containing protein, translating into MKRKLAVLLLICLLLVSCRNSMNGNYETEESSIFGMGDIEYCKITSDTADVKAGLGIDFETITILNKDDIVKVLSQVGDRYVVQLDNNQIGSVDAIDAQPIVREDAGQQSQQPPQPTEEDRQEPGGQWLEDELQTGETTPTPQPPEGEEAPSPQPQPRPVADSTIEGLTSQENEMLGLVNNERERNNLPALVIDLELTRVARIKSQDMEDNNYFSHYSPTYGSPFDMMDSFGIKYLHAGENLAGNPSVEDAHVALMNSSGHRKNILSPDFTHIGIGVKPSNRYGLLFTQMFISKPQ
- a CDS encoding DegV family protein, whose amino-acid sequence is MSKVKIITDSTAYIDRVFASKHNIEIIPLSVNFEGKTENEGFPGDFEEFFQRLAKSQDFPKTSQPSVGAFSVAYNKALDEGYEVVVITISSKLSGTYNSASTAATLVDETKISVIDSESTAANLKALVEIALELTNKDMAREEIVAEIEMQKKKMGIYLTVGTLDYLKKGGRLTSTAALLGSLLNIRPIIALKDGKLEGIAKVRGKKKALEKMIEAIPEETSLISICHIYALEEALELKAIVEGSFPKTRVTIEELGPVIGSHLGPKALGICFKY